In a genomic window of Scyliorhinus torazame isolate Kashiwa2021f chromosome 5, sScyTor2.1, whole genome shotgun sequence:
- the LOC140420879 gene encoding interferon-inducible GTPase 5-like isoform X2: MAQSALSKFFCAQDSRNLQSLYNTGELETMILQMKIKSDHLDNVQLNIAVMGDVGSGKSTFINAMRDLRRDDQGAAPTGNEETWMEPTRYPYQSLPNVQLWDLPGTNSFGFELNNYLKQVKFESFDFFIIVSQARFRENDAEIAKKIQEQGKEFCYIRSKIDNDIRSLKMQGADLNEGWSIICRDCIINFQSVGVTPPDIFLISSFEREEHDFPRFKSTLARDLPNIKSNVFSLAIPKMMLEITEPKRSTLMTRVLLLAILSGTVGAVPVLAPFPEPMLVPVWYLFTTIVITVSGWIYLRKQLGFSDRLVQSLANKVTKLSSVFKAETNHRFPRKISPAVTNVLLGITTVTCMITGIKHGFSPMAVSIFGAASSFAFTYKSLKDSLNNLLETGQRLVQAALSRD, from the coding sequence ATGGCCCAGTCTGCTCTCTCCAAGTTCTTCTGTGCTCAGGATAGCAGGAACCTGCAATCTCTGTACAACACGGGGGAATTGGAAACAATGATTCTTCAGATGAAGATTAAATCAGACCATTTAGACAATGTGCAGCTTAACATTGCAGTGATGGGTGATGTGGGTTCAGGGAAATCCACCTTCATCAACGCTATGAGAGATCTTCGGAGAGATGACCAAGGAGCTGCTCCAACTGGGAATGAAGAAACCTGGATGGAGCCGACCAGGTATCCTTATCAATCTCTGCCTAATGTCCAACTCTGGGACCTTCCAGGAACAAATTCCTTTGGTTTTGAACTAAATAATTACCTAAAGCAGGTGAAGTTTGAAAGTTTTGACTTTTTCATCATTGTGTCCCAGGCCCGATTCAGAGAGAACGATGCAGAAATTGCCAAAAAGATTCAGGAACAGGGTAAAGAGTTCTGCTATATCCGATCCAAAATAGACAATGATATTCGCTCACTGAAGATGCAAGGTGCTGACCTGAATGAAGGCTGGAGCATAATCTGCAGGGACTGTATCATTAACTTCCAAAGTGTTGGGGTGACGCCACCAGACATTTTTCTGATCTCTAGTTTTGAGCGGGAGGAACATGACTTCCCGAGATTTAAGTCCACCCTCGCCAGGGATCTCCCGAACATTAAATCAAATGTTTTCTCTCTCGCAATCCCAAAGATGATGCTGGAAATCACAGAGCCCAAAAGAAGCACATTGATGACCAGAGTCCTGTTATTGGCCATTCTCTCCGGAACAGTGGGTGCAGTGCCAGTGTTAGCACCATTTCCAGAGCCAATGTTAGTGCCAGTGTGGTATTTATTTACCACCATCGTGATCACAGTTTCTGGGTGGATATACCTCCGGAAGCAGCTGGGATTCAGTGACAGGTTGGTGCAAAGTCTGGCCAACAAAGTCACTAAGCTCAGTTCAGTTTTTAAAGCTGAAACGAATCATCGATTTCCAAGGAAGATATCACCGGCAGTTACCAACGTGCTGTTAGGAATCACCACCGTCACCTGTATGATAACTGGGATCAAACACGGCTTCAGTCCAATGGCTGTCTCTATCTTTGGGGCTGCGTCGTCCTTTGCTTTTACCTACAAGTCACTGAAGGATTCACTGAACAACCTTTTGGAAACTGGACAACGGCTGGTCCAGGCTGCACTGAGCAGAGATTGA